One Eleginops maclovinus isolate JMC-PN-2008 ecotype Puerto Natales chromosome 22, JC_Emac_rtc_rv5, whole genome shotgun sequence DNA segment encodes these proteins:
- the tbxtb gene encoding T-box transcription factor T isoform X2, whose protein sequence is MASGECPGKASQTRVDHLLSAVESELQAGSEKGDPTEKELSVSLDEKALWQKFKELVNEMIVTKNGRRMFPVLKVNVSGLDPNAMYSILLDFVSADNHRWKYVNGEWVPGGKPEPQTPSCVYIHPDSPNFGAHWMKAPVSFSKVKLTNKLNGGGQIMLNSLHKYEPRIHIVRVGGPRRMITSHAFPETQFIAVTAYQNEEVTALKIKHNPFAKAFLDAKESDHKDIREDSNENQQSTYSQLGGWYIPGTNSLCPPASPHSQFGSPISLSPSHGCERYSTLRNHRSAPYSSPYAHRTNSPIGYSDNSPACLSMLSTHENWSGLQLPTHSSMMPMTHNSTSGTNSSQYTSLWSVSNPPLTPVSQSGGMNNSLSSQFLRGSSSHYPGVSHSVTVPSSGSPMYDNGPATELHDTAQYDTSPHGRLPSAWTPVTPPSL, encoded by the exons ATGGCCTCCGGCGAGTGTCCCGGGAAGGCCAGTCAGACCCGGGTGGACCACCTCCTCAGCGCCGTGGAGAGTGAGCTGCAGGCCGGCAGCGAGAAGGGAGACCCCACGGAGAAGGAACTCAGCGTGTCCCTGGATGAGAAGGCGCTTTGGCAGAAATTTAAAGAActtgtaaatgaaatgatagTTACAAAGAATGGCAG GCGCATGTTTCCGGTGCTGAAAGTGAACGTGTCTGGATTGGATCCGAACGCCATGTATTCAATTTTGTTGGACTTCGTATCTGCGGACAACCACAGGTGGAAGTACGTGAACGGGGAGTGGGTACCCGGGGGGAAACCTGAACCCCAGACCCCCAGCTGCGTGTACATCCACCCGGACTCTCCAAACTTCGGTGCACACTGGATGAAAGCACCCGTCTCTTTTAGTAAAGTTAAACTCACCAATAAATTGAACGGAGGGGGTCAG ATAATGTTGAATTCCTTACACAAGTACGAGCCACGCATCCATATAGTGCGGGTTGGAGGCCCGAGGAGAATGATCACGAGCCACGCTTTCCCAGAGACGCAGTTCATTGCAGTAACGGCATACCAAAACGAAGAG GTGACTGCtcttaaaataaagcacaaccCTTTTGCCAAGGCCTTCCTAGATGCAAAGGAGAG TGATCACAAAGACATCAGAGAAGATTCCAATGAAAACCAGCAGTCCACTTACTCTCAGT TAGGTGGTTGGTATATACCAGGCACAAACTCTCTCTGCCCTCCTGCCAGTCCTCACAGCCAGTTTGGGAGtcccatctctctctcaccaTCCCACGGCTGTGAGCGATACTCCACCCTGAGGAACCACCGCTCGGCCCCCTACAGCAGTCCCTATGCCCATCGTACCAACTCTCCCA ttGGTTACTCTGATAACTCGCCCGCCTGTCTGTCGATGCTCTCAACCCATGAAAACTGGTCCGGTCTGCAGTTGCCAACACACTCCAGCATGATGCCCATGACCCACAATTCCACTTCCGGTACCAACTCAAG TCAGTACACCAGCCTGTGGTCTGTGAGTAACCCGCCCCTGACCCCCGTGTCCCAGAGTGGGGGGATGAACAACAGCCTGAGCTCGCAGTTCCTCCGTGGATCCAGCAGCCACTACCCCGGCGTGTCTCACTCAGTCACAGTGCCCTCCTCTGGCTCTCCTATGTACGACAACGGCCCAGCCACAGAGCTGCACGACACAGCTCAATACGATACCTCTCCACATGGACGGCTACCTTCAGCCTGGACTCCTGTGACACCTCCGTCCCTCTGA
- the tbxtb gene encoding T-box transcription factor T isoform X3, with protein MASGECPGKASQTRVDHLLSAVESELQAGSEKGDPTEKELSVSLDEKALWQKFKELVNEMIVTKNGRRMFPVLKVNVSGLDPNAMYSILLDFVSADNHRWKYVNGEWVPGGKPEPQTPSCVYIHPDSPNFGAHWMKAPVSFSKVKLTNKLNGGGQIMLNSLHKYEPRIHIVRVGGPRRMITSHAFPETQFIAVTAYQNEEVTALKIKHNPFAKAFLDAKERSDHKDIREDSNENQQSTYSQCGWYIPGTNSLCPPASPHSQFGSPISLSPSHGCERYSTLRNHRSAPYSSPYAHRTNSPIGYSDNSPACLSMLSTHENWSGLQLPTHSSMMPMTHNSTSGTNSSQYTSLWSVSNPPLTPVSQSGGMNNSLSSQFLRGSSSHYPGVSHSVTVPSSGSPMYDNGPATELHDTAQYDTSPHGRLPSAWTPVTPPSL; from the exons ATGGCCTCCGGCGAGTGTCCCGGGAAGGCCAGTCAGACCCGGGTGGACCACCTCCTCAGCGCCGTGGAGAGTGAGCTGCAGGCCGGCAGCGAGAAGGGAGACCCCACGGAGAAGGAACTCAGCGTGTCCCTGGATGAGAAGGCGCTTTGGCAGAAATTTAAAGAActtgtaaatgaaatgatagTTACAAAGAATGGCAG GCGCATGTTTCCGGTGCTGAAAGTGAACGTGTCTGGATTGGATCCGAACGCCATGTATTCAATTTTGTTGGACTTCGTATCTGCGGACAACCACAGGTGGAAGTACGTGAACGGGGAGTGGGTACCCGGGGGGAAACCTGAACCCCAGACCCCCAGCTGCGTGTACATCCACCCGGACTCTCCAAACTTCGGTGCACACTGGATGAAAGCACCCGTCTCTTTTAGTAAAGTTAAACTCACCAATAAATTGAACGGAGGGGGTCAG ATAATGTTGAATTCCTTACACAAGTACGAGCCACGCATCCATATAGTGCGGGTTGGAGGCCCGAGGAGAATGATCACGAGCCACGCTTTCCCAGAGACGCAGTTCATTGCAGTAACGGCATACCAAAACGAAGAG GTGACTGCtcttaaaataaagcacaaccCTTTTGCCAAGGCCTTCCTAGATGCAAAGGAGAG aaGTGATCACAAAGACATCAGAGAAGATTCCAATGAAAACCAGCAGTCCACTTACTCTCAGT GTGGTTGGTATATACCAGGCACAAACTCTCTCTGCCCTCCTGCCAGTCCTCACAGCCAGTTTGGGAGtcccatctctctctcaccaTCCCACGGCTGTGAGCGATACTCCACCCTGAGGAACCACCGCTCGGCCCCCTACAGCAGTCCCTATGCCCATCGTACCAACTCTCCCA ttGGTTACTCTGATAACTCGCCCGCCTGTCTGTCGATGCTCTCAACCCATGAAAACTGGTCCGGTCTGCAGTTGCCAACACACTCCAGCATGATGCCCATGACCCACAATTCCACTTCCGGTACCAACTCAAG TCAGTACACCAGCCTGTGGTCTGTGAGTAACCCGCCCCTGACCCCCGTGTCCCAGAGTGGGGGGATGAACAACAGCCTGAGCTCGCAGTTCCTCCGTGGATCCAGCAGCCACTACCCCGGCGTGTCTCACTCAGTCACAGTGCCCTCCTCTGGCTCTCCTATGTACGACAACGGCCCAGCCACAGAGCTGCACGACACAGCTCAATACGATACCTCTCCACATGGACGGCTACCTTCAGCCTGGACTCCTGTGACACCTCCGTCCCTCTGA
- the tbxtb gene encoding T-box transcription factor T isoform X1 produces the protein MASGECPGKASQTRVDHLLSAVESELQAGSEKGDPTEKELSVSLDEKALWQKFKELVNEMIVTKNGRRMFPVLKVNVSGLDPNAMYSILLDFVSADNHRWKYVNGEWVPGGKPEPQTPSCVYIHPDSPNFGAHWMKAPVSFSKVKLTNKLNGGGQIMLNSLHKYEPRIHIVRVGGPRRMITSHAFPETQFIAVTAYQNEEVTALKIKHNPFAKAFLDAKERSDHKDIREDSNENQQSTYSQLGGWYIPGTNSLCPPASPHSQFGSPISLSPSHGCERYSTLRNHRSAPYSSPYAHRTNSPIGYSDNSPACLSMLSTHENWSGLQLPTHSSMMPMTHNSTSGTNSSQYTSLWSVSNPPLTPVSQSGGMNNSLSSQFLRGSSSHYPGVSHSVTVPSSGSPMYDNGPATELHDTAQYDTSPHGRLPSAWTPVTPPSL, from the exons ATGGCCTCCGGCGAGTGTCCCGGGAAGGCCAGTCAGACCCGGGTGGACCACCTCCTCAGCGCCGTGGAGAGTGAGCTGCAGGCCGGCAGCGAGAAGGGAGACCCCACGGAGAAGGAACTCAGCGTGTCCCTGGATGAGAAGGCGCTTTGGCAGAAATTTAAAGAActtgtaaatgaaatgatagTTACAAAGAATGGCAG GCGCATGTTTCCGGTGCTGAAAGTGAACGTGTCTGGATTGGATCCGAACGCCATGTATTCAATTTTGTTGGACTTCGTATCTGCGGACAACCACAGGTGGAAGTACGTGAACGGGGAGTGGGTACCCGGGGGGAAACCTGAACCCCAGACCCCCAGCTGCGTGTACATCCACCCGGACTCTCCAAACTTCGGTGCACACTGGATGAAAGCACCCGTCTCTTTTAGTAAAGTTAAACTCACCAATAAATTGAACGGAGGGGGTCAG ATAATGTTGAATTCCTTACACAAGTACGAGCCACGCATCCATATAGTGCGGGTTGGAGGCCCGAGGAGAATGATCACGAGCCACGCTTTCCCAGAGACGCAGTTCATTGCAGTAACGGCATACCAAAACGAAGAG GTGACTGCtcttaaaataaagcacaaccCTTTTGCCAAGGCCTTCCTAGATGCAAAGGAGAG aaGTGATCACAAAGACATCAGAGAAGATTCCAATGAAAACCAGCAGTCCACTTACTCTCAGT TAGGTGGTTGGTATATACCAGGCACAAACTCTCTCTGCCCTCCTGCCAGTCCTCACAGCCAGTTTGGGAGtcccatctctctctcaccaTCCCACGGCTGTGAGCGATACTCCACCCTGAGGAACCACCGCTCGGCCCCCTACAGCAGTCCCTATGCCCATCGTACCAACTCTCCCA ttGGTTACTCTGATAACTCGCCCGCCTGTCTGTCGATGCTCTCAACCCATGAAAACTGGTCCGGTCTGCAGTTGCCAACACACTCCAGCATGATGCCCATGACCCACAATTCCACTTCCGGTACCAACTCAAG TCAGTACACCAGCCTGTGGTCTGTGAGTAACCCGCCCCTGACCCCCGTGTCCCAGAGTGGGGGGATGAACAACAGCCTGAGCTCGCAGTTCCTCCGTGGATCCAGCAGCCACTACCCCGGCGTGTCTCACTCAGTCACAGTGCCCTCCTCTGGCTCTCCTATGTACGACAACGGCCCAGCCACAGAGCTGCACGACACAGCTCAATACGATACCTCTCCACATGGACGGCTACCTTCAGCCTGGACTCCTGTGACACCTCCGTCCCTCTGA